One window from the genome of Cryptomeria japonica chromosome 6, Sugi_1.0, whole genome shotgun sequence encodes:
- the LOC131043654 gene encoding uncharacterized protein LOC131043654, with translation MALSSKQIAVSLELQPHPEGGYYKETFRDASVTLTKSILPPEYKVDRPLSTAIYFLLPSGNVALLHRIPCAETFHFYLGEPLTVFELDPNGGITQTILGPDLAAGQKLQYSVPPFVWFGSYPTKDIESYSSDGSLLVKAPPRDPEMHYSLVGVTCAPAFQFQDCELASRSELLSINSIAKPFIEYLTSDD, from the exons ATGGCGTTGAGCTCGAAACAGATCGCAGTGTCGCTGGAGCTTCAACCTCATCCTGAAGGAGGGTACTACAAGGAGACCTTCAGAGACGCTTCTGTTACCCTTACCAAATCAATTCTTCCACCTGAAT ACAAAGTGGACAGGCCCCTTAGCACAGCCATATATTTTTTACTTCCATCTGGGAATGTTGCCCTTTTGCACCGGATTCCCTGTGCAGAAACATTCCATTTCTACTTGGGAGAACCTCTGACG GTCTTTGAGCTTGACCCTAACGGAGGCATCACACAAACAATTCTGGGCCCTGATCTGGCAGCAGGACAAAAATTGCAGTATTCTGTTCCACCATTTGTTTGGTTTGGGTCTTATCCAACAAAGGATATTGAGAGCTACTCTAGTGATGGTAGCCTGCTAGTTAAAGCTCCACCTAGAGATCCCGAGATGCATTATTCCTTGGTTGGCGTCACCTGTGCACCTGCCTTCCAGTTCCAAGATTGCGAGTTGGCTTCAAGATCTGAACTACTGTCAATAAACTCGATTGCCAAACCCTTTATTGAGTACCTAACATCTGATGACTGA